Genomic DNA from bacterium:
TCATCCACATGGCCAATGCACGCACCGTGTCAAGCGTCTCGTGCGGGTGAAAACGGATGCCGCCCTTGGACGGGCCGCGCGCATCACTGTGCTGAACACGAAAACCGCGGAAGATCTTCATGCTTCCGTCATCCATGCGCACCGGAATGCTGAACTGGAACTCGCGAAGCGGCTGACGAAGCAGATCCCGCGTCCCACCATCCAGCTCCAGAATATCGGCCACGTTGTCAAACTGAGTTTGAGCCATCTCAAACGGGTTGAATGACTTTCCAGCCATTTTCTTTCCTTCCTTGCCCCTGCACATGTGCCGAGGCCTCTTGAACATGTTTTAAGTTACAGGAAATCACGCCCGCCGGCCCCTGATCGGAGCCTCGGGGTGTGGGTTGACCTACAAAGACATAGCTGCATCAGCTATGGGATACATAAGTTAAGCCTTTTATCCGAGTTTATCAAGCCGTTTGGTCAGGGAAATGGACGTATTCACGCGCAATATGGCAGGATGAGCCACAATCCTCATCCCTGCCTCTCCTGTGAAATTTTTCCCATGATGGTTTAGTTGTGGATGTTCTTGTCCATAATGGCCTTTTTAACCTGCCGTGGTGCCTTCCCGAGCCCCCTAAGCCTCCTCATAAACTCCATTCCGCTTGAGCCGCCGTTGTCAAACGGAGGCTTGAGTGGGTCCGGTGCGTTAAAATATAGTTCAAGTATGTTGCGGTTCTACCAGACAGGCCGTTGAACATCGGAGAATTGTCGTAGTAAAAGTTGGACTGTGTCCACAAAGAACTAAATTGCAGACATCGCATCCCCGCCGCATCAGAGCCCGCACGCCCACACACGCAGGAGGTAGACATGAACGGCCGTTCGAAATTCTGCTTCGCGATGGCAACTCTTTCCGTCTTGATCGGCCTGCCGCGACTGTGCGCACAGAACAGGGATCCCCTCGGTCGCCTGGATCAAGGCGGCACCTATTGCGAGGTGGCGACGGTCATCCCCTCGAACGCGACCTCCTACACGGACACGGGGCTGCTCGACTGGAACAACGACTGCTCCTCGCCGTTCCCCTGGCCATACAATGAAGTGTTCTACAAGATCACACCCAGCCTGACGCGACTCTACACGTTCCGCCTGTCTGTCGCAGCGCCCTCCACCGGTGTGGCCCTTCGCATCAAGGCCGATGCCTGCTGCGCCGGAGGTGTGAGCGTCGCCGGAACAACGGCGCAGGTTGCGGCGGACTGTGATGCCCCGTCCACCACGTATCTGCGCGCCGCCCTTACCGCGGGCACATCCTACTGGATTCATGCCGGGGATAATTCGCCGGCCCCCAGCGGGTCGCGGTATCGTTTCGAAATGCTCTGCGTGGATTGCCCGGCTCCCGAAACCGTCCTGCCTCATTCCACGTGGGAGACGGCGCAGGACATCGCGCTGAATGATTCACTGATCGGCGACAGCGCCTTTGCCGGCCATCCGGATTGGTACAGGTTTTTCGTCACTGAGCAGGACAGCGTCTTCCTCTCGGTCGTGGGACGCGAATTCGGCCATTGCCTCAGCGGCTTCTATCCGGCCAATTCCGGCAACTATCTCGACGCTCACTTTCAAGTCTTCTGTCAATGGGGCGGTGGCCTTTCGCTTGGCGAAGGACAAAATGAACTCTGCTCCACAGATGCCCGCGTCGCGCTCTGCCTGCCGTCGGGAATCTATTATGTCAAAGTGCAGAACTATGGCATCGGGTCGTGGGGGACGTGGCCGTACATCCTGCGACTCTTCGCGCGGGCTTCAAACACCGATTGTGCGCTCCCTACCGGATGTGGCGAGTGCTTCCCCTGTGCCTGTCCTCCTGCCGACACTCTGGTGGTGCTCGTTCCGGACCCATCAGGTCAGCCGGTTCACGTGTGTGCGAGCCTGAATTTCGACATCTCCACGCGCATCATCGTGCCGGCCCCGAGCGGTCATCCTCCCGTCGTAGCAGTCTCACCGTCCTGTCCGGCCTGCGAAGCGCAAGGCTGTGTTCCGGCCACCGCATTTATCTATGATCCGCAGGCGTGGATCTACATCCCCACCCAAGGCTGCTATTCCAACTGGATTCGCACCGCTCCCGCGGCCATGGGCTGCTGTGCGTGTCTCACTCTGGAGCCGCCGGGCCCTGGCCGCCAGAGCGCGCCGAGCGGATCAGCCGTTCAAGAACTTCCTGCCGTCACCGCCTATGCCTTGCATCAGAACTACCCCAATCCGGCCAATCCGACAACGGCCATCGCCTTTGACCTTTTGGACAACGGCTTCGTATCCTTGAAACTGTATGATGTCCTGGGCCGCGAAGCTGCAACGCTTGTTCAAACCGGCCTCAGCGCGGGCCGCCACACGGTCCGCTTCGATGCGTCCGGCTTGGCTTCAGGAATCTATATCTATCGCCTCCGGGCCGGTCACTTCGTATCCGACCGCAAACTGCTGGTGCTCAAATAGCGCTGCAAATCATCGACGCGTCCGCAAACCGGCTGCCTCCGCTGAGGTCGCCGGTTTGTTGTTTTGTTGCGCAGCAGGACGCCGTCGCACGGAGTCTCGATAAACAAAAGGCTCTCTTGCGCGAACAGTGAACGGCAGGCGCCGGTGCGAAAAATCCCGCACCATCGAAAGCGGTATCGCGGCGTGTCCTACTCGCTCTTCGAGGCATGGTTCCGATAGGCATTCGACGGCTCAAACTCCGGGTCGTCACAAAGCGTTACTGAGGGGCGCACAGGCGTATTTTTGGTATGTTATGCCAGCCGCTTGAATCGCGAACTTTCGAACTCGGGATCCTCGAATATATAGCTAAAATTACAGATAAAACCTTTATTAAGCAGTGCGCATGAGACGCAAAGCACCCTCCGATAGATGAATAAACTTGGAAGGAGTTACGCATGAAAAGGACTGGCGTGTGGCTTGCCGCCTGCATTCTGCTCTCCGCGTTCGTCTCCCTTGCTTATGCCGGACACCCGGAAATCGGCGGCAATTCCCTGGACCAGGGAGGCACTTATTGCGGTGGCGCGACCGTTATTCCGTCCGGCGCGACACTGTATTCCGATTCAGGCTTCCTCGACAGGGATGATGACTGCCTGAATCCACTTTCATGGCCCACCAATGAGGTCTTCTATACCTTTACCCCGGCGATCACCCGGACCTACATTTTCCGCACACAAGTCTTCTGGCCGTCAACCAACGTCGCGATCCGCATCAAAGCCAATGCCTGCTGCGCCGGTGGAATCACCGTTGCGGGTACAACCAACATGGTCCCCGCCGAGTGCGACAGTGGCCACACCACCTACATCCGGGCTCTGCTCACCGCAGGCACGCCATACTGGATTCATGTCGGTGACAGCACGTCCACGCCCCGTGAATCCCGCTATCTCTTCACCATGATGTTCGTACCCTGTCCCGACTCGGTCAACACGTCGCTGCACACCACGCCGTCCACCGCGCTGGAACTTGCCTTGAACGATTCCATCATGGCCGACAGCGCCTTTGCCGGCCACCCGCTGTGGCTTCGCTTCACGCTGGACACTGCCGACAGTGTGATCATTACCGAACTGGGCCGCAGCTTCGGTCATTGCAACAGCGGCTTCTTCCCGACCTGTGCCATCAATCCGCTGGATGCGCACTTCATCGTCTACTGTGACACATTCGGACATGCGCTCTTCGATGCCAACCGGGAACTGTGTTCCTCAGACGCCGAGGCACGGCTCTGTCTCCCGCCCGGCACCTACTGGGTCAAGGTCGAAAACTTTCAAGGCATGGCCTGGGTGGGATGGAATTTTATTTTGACCCTGAGGGCTTTCCCGGCTTCAGGAGGATGTCCCGCGCTCTCCGACAGTTGTGGTCTGGAGACGGCCCTCTGTCCGGATGGCAGCCCCGCCGACACCTTGGTCATTCTGCAACCGGACAGCCTGCCCTTCCCGGCACCGCAAACCACATCTGTCTGCGCACGACTGGCGATTAATACCGGCACGCGGGTGGTGATCCCTGTGCCTGCCGCCTTCAATCGGCCTACCGTGCGGGTGGTTGCGGGGTGCGACGGCTGCGCCGGCGGCGTCAACTGTGTTCAAGCCACTTCCTGGACCGTTCAGGATCCGGCCTGGAACACCTTTGTGCCCGGTGTAGGCTTTGTCAACCGGATCATTCCCGATGTGGCGTCGGCAGGATGCTGTGTCTGTATCCGTCTTGATTTCGTCTTGCCTGTGGAATTGCAGAGCTTCACGGCAGTCGCCGGCAATGGTGAAGTCACGCTGAACTGGACCACCGCCTCGGAGACCGATAACGACCATTTCGATATTGAGCGCGACGGCGCTCCCGTAGCTGTGATCCGCGGCGCAGGCGGCAGTTCGGTGCAGCACAGTTACCGGTACACGGATAGCGGCCTGACCAATAGCCGTTCGTACCGCTATAGCTTGGTCGGGGTGAACAGTGAAGGCAACCGCCTGATCCTTGACGAACTTCACGCCGTTCCCATCGGCATGGTGCCGGCCATCACGACTTACGCGCTTCATCAGAATTATCCCAATCCCTTCAACCCCACGACCGAAATCCGTTTCGACCTCGTAGATGCAGGCTATGCTACGTTGACCATCTACAACCTGATCGGCCAGCAGGTCGCCAGTCTCGTGAGCGGCGATCTTTCTGCCGGGCAGCATCAGATCCGCTTCAGTGCGGCCGATCTGCCTTCGGGCATCTATCTCTGCCGGCTTGCCGTCAATGGCTTTGTCGATCAGAAGAAGATGCTGCTCTTGAAGTAAGGCATCCCCGCGCGAGATGTCCTGAAGGATTTGCTCCCGCGAACAGGCCAGCACATGAATGCGAGAAACGAAAGGCAGCCACATTTGGTTGCCTTTCGCTTTTTTGCGTGGGATTCGCCCGCTTCGGGAGGCAGGAAACAGCAGTCCGTCGCAGTGAAACCGATTGCAGTAAATTCAGACCGTGAAGGCATCTCATCTAACTTCATCAGATTCTGAAAGGTCACCCGCAAGCCCGCTGTAACTTTTGAAAACATGTGCCTTAGAACATCCGGCCAAAATTGCCGATGTATTTTGAGTGTGTAATGAAAATCGCCGAAAATATCCAAGGAAGACTTGCATTTGCCAACCGACTCATTGGATTTGGCCGCCGGAAAAATAAATTATAGGAAGCGCGAGCAGAAACATCTTATGCCGGGGCTGAACCAAAAACACTATGAAGGAGTCGCAAATGAAACGGACATGCTTATCCATTTTGGCGATTATTGTGTTGTCTGCGTTAACCTGTGTAGCCTATGCCGATGTCCCCCGGGATAATGGCAACTCTCTGGATCAAGGCGGTACGTACTGTGCCGGAGCCACCGTAATCCCCGGCAATCTCACCAATTATGTCGATACCGGCATCCTTGATGGAGACAATGACTGTTCGACTCCGTTCGCCTGGCCCTACAACGATGTCTTCTACACCTTCACCCCGACCCTGACCCGGACCTACATCTTCCGCCTTCAGCTTGGCATGCCGTCCACCGATGTTGCTCTGCGCATCATGGCCAATCACTGCTGCGGCGGCGGCACGTCCGTCAATGCGGTGCAGGATATGGTCGCCGCAGACTGTGATACCGGACGCGTCACCTATCTGCGCGCTCTGCTTGTCGCCGGGACCCAGTACTGGTTCCACATTGGCGACAATTCCACAGCGGCTCACTACTCGCCCTACCGCTTCGAACTCTTGTTCGTGGACTGCCCGCGGCGCGATACCACGGCTATGCACCACACGTGCGAGATCGCCCAGCCCATCGCGGCCAATGATTCCATCATGGGGGACAGCTCCACCTTCGGTCATGCCGACTGGTACAGCTTTACTCTCGACCCCGCGTCTGCGAACTATATCGTTACGATCTCCGAGTTCGGGCGGTCCTTTGGCCATTGCAACACCGGCTTCTATCCGTTGTGCATGGACAATCCCCTCAACGCTCAGTTCTTCGTATACTGCTCCTGCCCGGCATCGGACAGCAGCCAGATCGCACACGCCAACGGCGAACTTTGCTCGACGGATGCCCAGACCACCCTCTGCTTGCCCGGAGGTGTTACTTACTATATCAAAGTGGAAAACTGGGGCGGAACCTCCTGGGCTGGCTGGGACTATATCCTGAAAATTCAGAGCACCCCTACCACAGAAATCTGTCCCATACTGCCCACCGCCTGCTTTGAAGAACGCTTCCTCTGCCCGAACGCCGCCCCGGCAGAGACACTCGTCACTCTCACGCCGAACATGCCTGTCCCGGGTCCGCAGGATACGTCTGCCTGCGTAAACGTCGCGGTTACTTTCGGCACGACGATTTTCATCAACGTCCTCGGCGAAACCCGCCGTCCGATTGTCACCGTGACGTCCGGTTGTGCGTTGTGCGGCAACGAGTCGTGCCAGGGTTTGACCGATTTCAACTTCGATTCGACCGCATGGGTCTTCAGCCCCGAGCGCGGTGGATGGGTGAACAGAATCACCACGTCACCCACCTCCACGGGGTGCTGCGTCTGCGTGCGTCTGGAGCGCATCTTGCCCGTCGAACTGCTCAGCTTTGCGGCGATCTCTGGCGATCAGAACATCACCCTCAACTGGGTGACCGCCTCCGAGTTGCAGAATGACCACTTCGTCATAGCCCGCGACGGCGTCCCCGTCACGACCATTCAGGGCGCAGGCTCCAGTCCGTCTCAACACTCCTATCACTATACTGATGTCGGCCTGACCAACTACCAGACCTACACCTACACGCTGACCGCCGTCGATGTCAATGGCAATCAGCAGCCGCTTGGCACGGTCACCGCCATTCCAACGGCCGGCCCTGTCGTCATCACCGAATATGCCCTGCACCAGAACTATCCGAATCCCTTTAATCCCTCGACCACGGTCAGCTTTGATCTGGTGGAGAATGGCCTGACCACCCTTAAGATCTACAACCTGATGGGCCAGGAAGTCGCGTCTCTGGTCAACGGCAATCTGACCAGTGGTCGCCACAATCTGGTCTTCAATGCCGGCAATTTGCCGTCCGGCATTTATGTCTATCGCCTTGCGGTCAATGGCTTCACCGCCGAAAAGAAAATGCTGCTGATCAAGTAAGCAGCCGCAGCCAGTCACGTTAGCGCAAGCGGAGCAGGCTCCCCAAGGGGAGCTTGCTCTTTTTTATCCGTTCATAGCGCACTTCATGAACCTGCTTCTTCATCTGACTGGTTCATGGAGGCATGCTGCTCCCGCTGCCCGATCATCTTCCGCTTAGGTCTTGCCTTCCTGCTCGGTTTGGCTCGCCACAGGTGTATTTCGGATATGCCGCAAAGAGCCGCTTAAAAACTTGTATAATGGCATTTTGTCTGCGTGGCTCTATAGAAATCGCGCTCCTTAGACGTACATTAGGTACCGAATAGCGCGAACGAATCCTCATCAGAGGCGTGAACACAATTCTACCAAGGAGACACGTATGAACAGGATCGGAACATTCATTTTATCTTTCCTATTGCTGACCGCGCTCACCAGCGCGGCAATAGCCGTAGAGCAGAACATACAGCCATCGTCCACCGCGTCGGAGGCTATTCCCATTGAATCCGGCGGAACCTATTGCGCCGGTGCCACAGTCATCGACAGTTCCACCACCAATTATAGCGACACGGGAATTCTGGATCAGGACAATGACTGTTCCAATCCCTTCCCCTGGCCTTACAACGACATCTTTTATCGTTTCCGGCCCTCCGAGAGCCGCATTTACATCTTCCGTTTCCAACTCCCTGCCTTCGGCCAAAAGGCGGCGATCCGCATTATGGCCAATGCCTGCTGCTCCGGTGGCATCACCGTGGCAGCCGATACCAACAATGTGGCGCAGAGTTGTGACAGCGGCGCGACCGCTTATGTCCGCGCCCATTTGAGTGCTGACAGCACCTATTGGATCCATTTGGGCAACATGTCGCCCACGCCCAGCCATGCGGCCTACCGCTTCCAGATGATGTATGTGCCGTGTCCCACGTCCGAAAGCACAACGCCGCACCAGACTCCCGGAACGGCGCAGGAGATTGCCCTCAACGATTCGATCATGGGTGACAGCGCCACCTTTGCTCATCCCAAGTGGTTCAAGTTTACACTGAACACCGCCGATAGTGTGATCATTCAGGAATTCGGGAGGACCTTCGGTCATTGCAATGCCGGCTTCTATCCTCAGTGTCTGATCAATCCCCTCGATGCCCATTTCACTGTTTATTGCGACACCTTCGGCCATCAGCTTGGCGAGGGCCACAACGGGATGTGCTCGAATGACGCCGTTATTGCCCTCTGTTTGCCTGCCGGAACCTATTACATTCAGGTCGCCAACTTTGAGGGTTCGTCCTGGGCAGGGTGGACGTTTATCCTGTCCCTGACCACGCGTCCCGCCGGAAACTGCCCGCCGCTGCAGATCACCTGCGGTCAGGAACAGTTCCTCTGCCCGACCGGCTTTGACAGCTTGGTGACCTTGACTCCGCTCGGAACGCCTCCCGGACCGCAGCATGTGGAAGCCTGTGTGCGGCTGGATACCACTCACATGACCACATTGGTCGTGCCGGTGCAGAATGTCCATAACCGGCCCACGGTCACGGTTTCTACCCAATGCTCGACCTGCACCGCGACCGGTTGTACACCGCTGACCGGCGGCTGGACGTTCAATCCCGATAGCTGGGTATTCCATGATTCTCCGCCGCGCTTCACCAACACCATTATCGCAAATCCCGGTGCTCTCGGCTGCTGCGTCTGCGTCACGCTGGACTTCGTGTTGCCAGTCGAATTGCAAAGCTTTACGGCCATTGCCGGGGACGGCGAAGTGACGCTGCACTGGGCAACGGCTTCGGAGAATAACAACGACCATTTCGAAATCGAACGTGACGGTGTGGTTATGGCGCGGGTGCAGGGTGCGGGCAGCAGCAGCAGCGCGCATACCTACGACTACACCGATCAGAGTCTCACCAACCGGCAAACCTACACCTACCGTCTTATGGCCGTAGATGGTCAGGGCAGCCGGAGTGCACTCGGTACGCTGCATGCGGTCCCGGTGGGCAGTGCGCCTCTGGTTACGGAATACGCTTTGAGACAGAACTACCCGAATCCCTTCAATCCCACCACGCAGATCAGCTTCGACCTCGTCGAGGCCGGCAATGCGTCGCTCTCCATCTACAACCTGATGGGGCAGCAGGTCGTTACTCTGGTTAACGGCAACCTGTCGGCGGGACGGCATGAGGTGAGTTTCGATGCCACCAATCTGCCTTCAGGGATTTATCTCTACCGTCTGAAAGTGAATGGATTTGTGGCCGAAAAGAAGATGCTCCTCATGAAATGACCACACTGCCGCGCGATGTACGATCCTGCCTCGCGCGGTCGATTTGCAGGCTGCGGCCATCGCGGATCCTGTTCAGCGATGACGCACTCCAGAGAAAACGGGCGGCCCTTCAAAGGCCGCCCGTTTCTATCTATCACAGCGCCCACCAACACCCTGCCTGTGCAACACCTTGTAATCGCTAAGACGGGAGGGTTGCGGCAGACCTTAACCCTCCCCTACACCGATTCAGAGCAAGGTATTGCCTCCGCCGTCCCTTATTCCCTCGTTACGGCGCTCTGAAAAACATCAGCCGTGCCGACAGCACCAGTGCCATGAACAGGCACAGCGCGATCATCGTCGGCGGCATATGCCAGAACAGGTACACCAGCACCAGCAGCAATGCAATCACGAGGGCGGGGCCGAGGTACTTCTTCGGCACTCCGAAGAACACGCCACCGACGATGAAAACCAAGAAGGCGAGCACAGCAACAATCAGCGCTGTTTCCAGCATGGGCAGGTCCTCCGGTAAAGCGATCATCACACCGATGCGGCAAAGGCCCGCACCAGCGCAGGTACCGTAAACAGAAACTCTGTAGCAAAATAGACAAGTACGGCAGGCCG
This window encodes:
- a CDS encoding T9SS type A sorting domain-containing protein, whose translation is MNGRSKFCFAMATLSVLIGLPRLCAQNRDPLGRLDQGGTYCEVATVIPSNATSYTDTGLLDWNNDCSSPFPWPYNEVFYKITPSLTRLYTFRLSVAAPSTGVALRIKADACCAGGVSVAGTTAQVAADCDAPSTTYLRAALTAGTSYWIHAGDNSPAPSGSRYRFEMLCVDCPAPETVLPHSTWETAQDIALNDSLIGDSAFAGHPDWYRFFVTEQDSVFLSVVGREFGHCLSGFYPANSGNYLDAHFQVFCQWGGGLSLGEGQNELCSTDARVALCLPSGIYYVKVQNYGIGSWGTWPYILRLFARASNTDCALPTGCGECFPCACPPADTLVVLVPDPSGQPVHVCASLNFDISTRIIVPAPSGHPPVVAVSPSCPACEAQGCVPATAFIYDPQAWIYIPTQGCYSNWIRTAPAAMGCCACLTLEPPGPGRQSAPSGSAVQELPAVTAYALHQNYPNPANPTTAIAFDLLDNGFVSLKLYDVLGREAATLVQTGLSAGRHTVRFDASGLASGIYIYRLRAGHFVSDRKLLVLK
- a CDS encoding T9SS type A sorting domain-containing protein; this translates as MKRTCLSILAIIVLSALTCVAYADVPRDNGNSLDQGGTYCAGATVIPGNLTNYVDTGILDGDNDCSTPFAWPYNDVFYTFTPTLTRTYIFRLQLGMPSTDVALRIMANHCCGGGTSVNAVQDMVAADCDTGRVTYLRALLVAGTQYWFHIGDNSTAAHYSPYRFELLFVDCPRRDTTAMHHTCEIAQPIAANDSIMGDSSTFGHADWYSFTLDPASANYIVTISEFGRSFGHCNTGFYPLCMDNPLNAQFFVYCSCPASDSSQIAHANGELCSTDAQTTLCLPGGVTYYIKVENWGGTSWAGWDYILKIQSTPTTEICPILPTACFEERFLCPNAAPAETLVTLTPNMPVPGPQDTSACVNVAVTFGTTIFINVLGETRRPIVTVTSGCALCGNESCQGLTDFNFDSTAWVFSPERGGWVNRITTSPTSTGCCVCVRLERILPVELLSFAAISGDQNITLNWVTASELQNDHFVIARDGVPVTTIQGAGSSPSQHSYHYTDVGLTNYQTYTYTLTAVDVNGNQQPLGTVTAIPTAGPVVITEYALHQNYPNPFNPSTTVSFDLVENGLTTLKIYNLMGQEVASLVNGNLTSGRHNLVFNAGNLPSGIYVYRLAVNGFTAEKKMLLIK
- a CDS encoding T9SS type A sorting domain-containing protein, with amino-acid sequence MNRIGTFILSFLLLTALTSAAIAVEQNIQPSSTASEAIPIESGGTYCAGATVIDSSTTNYSDTGILDQDNDCSNPFPWPYNDIFYRFRPSESRIYIFRFQLPAFGQKAAIRIMANACCSGGITVAADTNNVAQSCDSGATAYVRAHLSADSTYWIHLGNMSPTPSHAAYRFQMMYVPCPTSESTTPHQTPGTAQEIALNDSIMGDSATFAHPKWFKFTLNTADSVIIQEFGRTFGHCNAGFYPQCLINPLDAHFTVYCDTFGHQLGEGHNGMCSNDAVIALCLPAGTYYIQVANFEGSSWAGWTFILSLTTRPAGNCPPLQITCGQEQFLCPTGFDSLVTLTPLGTPPGPQHVEACVRLDTTHMTTLVVPVQNVHNRPTVTVSTQCSTCTATGCTPLTGGWTFNPDSWVFHDSPPRFTNTIIANPGALGCCVCVTLDFVLPVELQSFTAIAGDGEVTLHWATASENNNDHFEIERDGVVMARVQGAGSSSSAHTYDYTDQSLTNRQTYTYRLMAVDGQGSRSALGTLHAVPVGSAPLVTEYALRQNYPNPFNPTTQISFDLVEAGNASLSIYNLMGQQVVTLVNGNLSAGRHEVSFDATNLPSGIYLYRLKVNGFVAEKKMLLMK
- a CDS encoding T9SS type A sorting domain-containing protein — translated: MKRTGVWLAACILLSAFVSLAYAGHPEIGGNSLDQGGTYCGGATVIPSGATLYSDSGFLDRDDDCLNPLSWPTNEVFYTFTPAITRTYIFRTQVFWPSTNVAIRIKANACCAGGITVAGTTNMVPAECDSGHTTYIRALLTAGTPYWIHVGDSTSTPRESRYLFTMMFVPCPDSVNTSLHTTPSTALELALNDSIMADSAFAGHPLWLRFTLDTADSVIITELGRSFGHCNSGFFPTCAINPLDAHFIVYCDTFGHALFDANRELCSSDAEARLCLPPGTYWVKVENFQGMAWVGWNFILTLRAFPASGGCPALSDSCGLETALCPDGSPADTLVILQPDSLPFPAPQTTSVCARLAINTGTRVVIPVPAAFNRPTVRVVAGCDGCAGGVNCVQATSWTVQDPAWNTFVPGVGFVNRIIPDVASAGCCVCIRLDFVLPVELQSFTAVAGNGEVTLNWTTASETDNDHFDIERDGAPVAVIRGAGGSSVQHSYRYTDSGLTNSRSYRYSLVGVNSEGNRLILDELHAVPIGMVPAITTYALHQNYPNPFNPTTEIRFDLVDAGYATLTIYNLIGQQVASLVSGDLSAGQHQIRFSAADLPSGIYLCRLAVNGFVDQKKMLLLK